A stretch of the Nakaseomyces glabratus chromosome L, complete sequence genome encodes the following:
- the PHD1 gene encoding Phd1p (CAGL0L01771g~Ortholog(s) have DNA binding transcription factor activity, sequence-specific DNA binding activity and role in positive regulation of pseudohyphal growth, positive regulation of transcription from RNA polymerase II promoter), with protein sequence MTSSAQYINTATANTYYQMSYPPNAQQHVVYRYNPYQQPQPQHIQHVQTSIPQHQPIYYSTSGSGYVSAVYQQGSSTPVTASRMSQSSASGNAAVGNGSTVITQGSGLVSTTPQYTTSTSINALNQAHHVYPYRSSPTYPTIIPAGQIGSGSRHNSASEIRSSIVGHQQPTHLTIAAIPDSQQHHSLRVLSSAVAGDGKGPRIITTIWEDENTLCYQVEANGVSVVRRADNDMINGTKLLNVTKMTRGKRDGILRSEKYRKVVKIGSMHLKGVWIPFERALFIAKREKIVDLLYPLFVRDITSVLKTSLKPSSLVIPMQDNTTVTSKIYQLPASNHVISNATQSSSVHDGYHSPTSHVRMIPKIEEQQHSPTSTSHQYVRLPTIIKREDEERPILKSSSSTPPLIKSEDNDSSWDSRRASKSDVTKISSLINSST encoded by the coding sequence ATGACATCATCTGCTCAATACATCAATACAGCTACTGCCAACACATATTATCAAATGTCATATCCTCCAAACGCGCAACAACATGTGGTATACAGGTACAACCCTTACCAACAACCGCAACCACAACATATACAGCATGTCCAAACTAGTATTCCACAGCACCAACcaatatattatagtaCATCAGGTAGCGGATATGTTTCCGCTGTATATCAACAGGGGTCAAGCACACCAGTTACTGCCAGTAGAATGAGCCAAAGCAGTGCTAGTGGTAATGCGGCTGTGGGGAATGGGAGCACAGTTATTACCCAAGGGTCTGGCTTAGTATCAACTACACCTCAATATACAACCTCCACCTCAATTAATGCTCTAAATCAAGCACACCACGTTTACCCATATCGCTCTTCTCCAACCTATCCTACAATAATACCGGCTGGCCAGATAGGCAGCGGATCAAGACATAACTCTGCATCGGAGATAAGATCATCCATAGTGGGACATCAACAACCAACACATTTAACCATCGCTGCTATCCCAGACTCCCAACAACATCATTCTCTGCGGGTACTTTCATCTGCAGTCGCTGGAGATGGTAAGGGTCCAAGAATAATAACTACTATATGGGAAGATGAGAACACACTTTGCTATCAAGTAGAGGCTAATGGCGTGTCGGTGGTTCGTAGAGCGGACAATGACATGATTAACGGAACTAAGCTACTTAATGTTACTAAGATGACCAGAGGTAAAAGAGACGGTATACTTAGAAGTGAAAAGTATAGAAAGGTGGTAAAGATAGGCTCTATGCATTTAAAAGGTGTCTGGATTCCCTTCGAGAGGGCACTATTCATTGccaagagagaaaaaatagTCGACCTATTGTATCCTCTTTTCGTGAGAGATATCACAAGCGTCCTAAAAACCTCATTAAAACCATCTAGTCTAGTCATTCCTATGCAAGATAATACAACTGTAACATCCAAGATTTATCAACTTCCGGCAAGCAATCACGTAATAAGTAATGCTACacaatcttcttctgtaCATGATGGGTACCACTCTCCAACTTCTCATGTTAGAATGATACCGAAAATCGAGGAACAGCAACACTCGCCAACTTCTACATCTCATCAATATGTTAGACTTCCAACTATCATTAAAagagaagatgaagaaagacCAATACtgaaatcatcatcatcaacacCTCCATTAATCAAGTCTGAAGATAACGATTCTAGCTGGGATTCTAGAAGAGCTTCAAAATCAGATGTAACAAAGATTTCCTCTCTTATTAACTCCTCCACGTAA
- the ANR2 gene encoding Anr2p (CAGL0L01705g~Ortholog(s) have endoplasmic reticulum, lipid droplet localization) — MASHMLTNVFLCQFDMSRGNTLVWSARDNDPLLKGIEFKALPSGIHEVSDDVIRFCIEYEQTQYYGICCYLQNAFEVLDNEGQVDRSKVKMYSLGVIVDPSQISDDLRGFNYEVTNQYIPELQSLLKDWSTNQGSNSNSYEQLSTYYHKKISGSLNYEVDYQTSMLNHLPYWLNKLGPLIFPLFKSCLLRERILVISAPGNSFEYTNSLLYCLATISRNSKLNMGNTGSKGSYIPTLFTVGTYDIEDLEKHGQEGFLAVTSDEILLYKEELFDKALILPSDSLIHEGLELQDNKGHPVKATIHESRIFNKLLETYCDQDITKRDLERFSRNTETMSWLQYILDSMLFLATAGHITARYNETREIIQKSLSREEGEPDEHYDARGIVQFFNSRSDELLDYIQRTIEDSNNILPATITIDLDMDYFSKQDYEFLRMFAKKWLDKDIMFKTNILGIY; from the coding sequence ATGGCTTCTCATATGTTGACAAATGTATTTCTTTGTCAATTTGACATGTCGCGAGGGAACACACTAGTATGGTCGGCTCGTGATAATGATCCACTATTAAAGGGAATTGAGTTCAAAGCGCTACCATCCGGGATTCATGAAGTATCAGACGATGTTATTCGGTTCTGTATAGAGTATGAGCAAACCCAGTACTACGGTATATGTTGTTATTTGCAAAATGCTTTCGAGGTACTGGATAATGAGGGTCAAGTTGATAGATCAAAAGTGAAGATGTACTCCCTGGGAGTTATTGTAGACCCCAGTCAAATATCTGATGACCTTAGAGGGTTCAACTACGAAGTAACAAATCAGTACATCCCAGAGTTACAATCATTGTTAAAAGATTGGTCAACTAATCAGGGTTCAAATTCCAATTCATATGAACAATTAAGCACTTACTATCATAAAAAGATTAGTGGCAGCCTAAATTATGAAGTAGATTACCAAACCTCAATGTTGAACCATTTACCATATTGGCTAAATAAATTAGGGCCACTAATCTTTCCTTTGTTCAAATCATGCTTGCTTAGAGAGAGGATATTGGTTATATCCGCGCCTGGCAATAGCTTCGAGTACACGAATTCCTTACTTTACTGTTTGGCCACCATATCAAGAAATTCGAAACTCAATATGGGCAACACAGGTTCTAAGGGTAGTTACATACCAACTTTGTTTACAGTCGGGACTTATGATATAGAAGATTTAGAGAAGCATGGACAGGAGGGCTTTTTAGCTGTTACAAGTGATGAGATATTGCTATATAAGGAAGAGCTCTTTGATAAGGCTCTGATATTGCCATCAGATTCCCTTATCCATGAAGGtcttgaacttcaagaCAACAAGGGCCATCCTGTTAAAGCCACTATTCATGAATCGAGAATATTTAACAAGCTGCTGGAGACATACTGTGATCAGGATATCACGAAGAGGGATTTGGAAAGATTTTCCCGCAATACAGAAACCATGTCATGGCTGCAATATATACTAGATAGTATGCTATTCTTGGCTACAGCAGGCCATATAACCGCGAGGTACAATGAGACGAGGGAAATAATCCAAAAAAGTTTATCTCGAGAAGAGGGTGAACCGGATGAGCATTACGATGCTAGAGGTATTGTACAGTTTTTCAATAGTAGATCAGATGAGTTGCTTGACTATATTCAAAGGACCATTGAAGACAGTAACAACATACTACCGGCCACAATAACGATAGACCTTGATATGGATTATTTTAGTAAACAAGACTATGAATTTTTGAGAATGTTTGCCAAGAAATGGCTAGATAAAGACATTATGTTTAAGACAAATATACTGGGTATATATTGA
- the PRI2 gene encoding DNA primase subunit PRI2 (CAGL0L01749g~Ortholog(s) have DNA primase activity, single-stranded DNA binding activity, role in DNA replication, synthesis of RNA primer, double-strand break repair and alpha DNA polymerase:primase complex, cytosol, nuclear envelope localization): MFRQSKKRVSMRRNFAEDRGDASAIIIGATTTEEEKKLYQRIYENKLSFYDIPPQGEITLEEFEIWAIDRLKLLLEIESCLARNKTLKEIEGIIKPLFKKYNIFNNMDTFEDRKKEYYSHFILRLCFCKSKELRDKFVRIETMLLRLRFNMLSSTDQAKFVKSLNLPSLQFIDEEEKAELSTQLYQTISRDLQFTLNLADEQQRQLYFKNEKFIKLPFESVIELVGNRQVFLKNGYAYLPQFQQLNLIANEFSTKLQEELIKTYQYLPRLNEDDRLIPILNHLSSGYTIADSGSFDSQFGNNEDNEINAKSVWSEEISKHYPLSVKNLFYGLKENNHLRYHGRQQLTLFLKGIGLSVDEALKFWHDAFTKNNKMTTEKFNKEYRYNIRHSYGLEGNRINYKPWDCRTILSKPRPNRGEYHGCPFRDWNHDRLTSELSKMGLTTQQITDVLDSCDKHEYTIACTKVFEMTHNVPEGESMHISHPNLYFERSRQLEKKAKGEKI; this comes from the coding sequence ATGTTTAGGCAGTCGAAGAAGAGGGTCTCTATGAGGCGGAACTTTGCGGAGGACCGAGGTGATGCCTCCGCAATCATTATCGGAGCCACCACCACTgaggaagagaagaagctgTACCAGAGGATATACGAGAACAAGCTGTCCTTTTATGACATACCTCCGCAAGGGGAGATCACGCTGGAGGAGTTCGAGATATGGGCCATTGACAGGCTGAAGCTGCTGCTGGAGATAGAGTCCTGTCTGGCGCGGAACAAGACTTTGAAAGAGATCGAGGGTATAATCAAACCCTTGTTCAAGAAGTACAACATATTCAACAACATGGACACGTTCGAGGacagaaagaaagagtaCTACTCCCATTTCATCCTGAGACTCTGCTTCTGCAAGTCAAAGGAACTAAGAGACAAGTTCGTGAGGATAGAGACCATGCTGTTGCGGTTGCGGTTCAATATGCTGTCCTCGACAGACCAAGCAAAATTCGTCAAGTCTTTAAACTTGCCCAGCTTACAATTCATCgacgaagaagagaagGCCGAACTCTCCACACAGTTGTACCAAACCATCTCCAGAGACTTACAGTTCACGTTAAACTTGGCAGACGAACAGCAAAGGCAactttatttcaaaaatgagAAATTCATTAAACTGCCCTTTGAAAGTGTGATAGAACTGGTAGGGAATAGACAGGTGTTCTTGAAGAACGGTTACGCATACTTGCCACAATTCCAACAACTGAACCTGATAGCTAATGAGTTCTCCACCAAACTACAAGAAGAACTAATTAAAACATACCAATACTTACCAAGATTGAACGAGGACGACAGACTGATACCCATTCTTAACCACTTGTCATCAGGCTACACTATTGCGGACTCAGGTAGTTTCGATAGCCAGTTCGGGAATAACGAAGATAACGAGATAAACGCCAAATCCGTATGGAGTGAAGAAATAAGTAAACACTATCCACTCTCAGTTAAAAACCTATTCTATGGGCTAAAGGAAAACAACCATTTAAGATATCATGGAAGACAACAACTAactttgttcttgaaaggTATCGGCTTATCCGTTGATGAGGCACTTAAATTTTGGCATGATGCTTTCAcaaagaacaacaagatGACAACTGAGAAATTTAACAAGGAATACAGATACAATATTAGACATAGTTATGGTCTGGAAGGTAACCGAATTAATTACAAACCATGGGACTGTAGAACGATCTTATCAAAACCGAGGCCAAATAGAGGAGAATACCATGGTTGCCCCTTCAGAGATTGGAATCATGACCGTCTTACAAGTGAATTATCCAAAATGGGTCTCACGACTCAGCAAATAACTGATGTATTGGATTCATGTGACAAACATGAATACACTATTGCATGCACTAAAGTGTTTGAGATGACTCACAACGTCCCAGAGGGGGAATCAATGCATATATCACATCCAAatctatattttgaaagatCAAGACAACTTGAGAAGAAAGCAAAGGGTGAGAAAATTTAA
- the DCW1 gene encoding putative mannan endo-1,6-alpha-mannosidase (CAGL0L01727g~Putative glycoside hydrolase; predicted GPI-anchor), which yields MRLVTLLSGLVSLVSVFGLELDLDDYASLQNATALVAYGLMDYYTGDQYGKTVGMFSDPYYWWQAGGAWGCMLDYWYFMQNDTYNDKIMAALLHQTGDNNDYVPLNQSTTEGNDDQAFWGIAVMQAAERKFPNPPDDKPQWLYLTQAVFNTMALRWDSETCGGGLRWQIFVWNSGYDYKNTVSNGALFHIAARLARYTGNQSYVDWAERVYDWMEDVHLIDNGTYRYVYDGVSINDNCTTVTKYQWTYNQGLMLSGSAYLFNMTGSDLWHERTHAFLNASRVFFNNSILYEAACQGPNTCNTDQRSFKAYFARFLGSTAELVPETRQQIMTWLNTSALAAAKSCSGGTDGHTCGLNWFRDDWDGMYGLGEQMAALEVMVNTQALKRAPPYNATNGGNSTGDGAAGTKPHPTNLAPLHITGGSRAGAGIITAIIGISIIACALWLVY from the coding sequence ATGAGATTGGTGACACTGCTTTCGGGGCTTGTGAGCCTTGTGAGTGTGTTTGGTCTGGAGCTTGATCTGGATGATTACGCTTCTTTGCAGAATGCGACTGCGCTAGTCGCTTACGGTTTGATGGATTATTACACCGGTGACCAGTATGGTAAGACTGTGGGGATGTTTTCTGATCCGTACTACTGGTGGCAGGCCGGTGGTGCCTGGGGTTGCATGCTCGACTACTGGTACTTCATGCAGAACGATACGTACAACGACAAGATCATGGCAGCGCTGCTGCACCAGACCGGTGACAACAACGACTACGTGCCTCTGAACCAGTCTACCACCGAGGGTAACGATGACCAGGCCTTCTGGGGTATCGCTGTGATGCAGGCCGCGGAGAGGAAGTTCCCCAACCCGCCAGATGACAAGCCGCAGTGGCTGTACCTGACGCAGGCCGTTTTCAACACCATGGCGCTGCGTTGGGACTCCGAGACGTGTGGCGGTGGTCTCAGATGGCAGATTTTCGTGTGGAACTCCGGTTACGACTACAAGAACACCGTCTCCAACGGTGCACTGTTCCACATCGCCGCAAGACTGGCCAGGTACACCGGTAACCAGAGTTACGTGGACTGGGCAGAGAGAGTCTACGACTGGATGGAAGACGTGCACCTAATCGATAACGGCACATACAGATACGTGTACGATGGTGTTAGTATAAACGACAACTGTACAACAGTCACCAAGTACCAGTGGACTTACAACCAGGGTCTGATGCTTTCCGGCTCTGCCTACTTGTTCAACATGACAGGCTCCGATCTGTGGCACGAAAGAACACACGCTTTCCTGAACGCATCCCgtgtcttcttcaacaactCGATCCTGTATGAAGCCGCATGTCAAGGCCCAAACACTTGTAACACAGATCAACGTTCCTTTAAGGCCTACTTCGCCCGTTTCCTGGGCTCGACCGCAGAACTAGTCCCAGAGACTAGGCAACAGATCATGACCTGGTTGAACACTTCCGCTCTAGCGGCAGCAAAATCTTGCTCCGGTGGTACAGATGGACACACCTGTGGTTTGAACTGGTTCCGCGACGACTGGGACGGTATGTACGGTCTTGGTGAACAGATGGCTGCCCTTGAAGTGATGGTAAACACACAAGCTCTAAAGAGAGCACCACCTTATAACGCCACAAATGGTGGTAACTCTACTGGTGATGGTGCTGCTGGTACAAAACCACATCCAACCAACTTGGCTCCTCTTCATATTACTGGTGGTTCTAGAGCTGGTGCTGGTATCATTACAGCTATCATCGGTATTTCAATTATTGCATGTGCACTATGGTTAGTTTACTGA